One Sediminibacillus dalangtanensis genomic region harbors:
- the hutG gene encoding formimidoylglutamase, with protein sequence MADIPHLCPAGKATFKDSEVTKAHELIVPWNGEKVKGFGVLGAPLSKSSISHSGAASAPGAIRSAFSSYTTYAIEDNVDLKCIQLHDFGDVHMHVTDLIKSQQRIEDTFYEVFQSQTEMTPIIFGGDHSISSPSIKAFSKARGTVGVIQFDAHHDLRNLTDGGPSNGTPFRNLIESGTLKGENLIQIGIRNFSNSREYHDYGKDHGVSIYTMRDVRRRSITDILRESVNRLKEKVDVIYVSVDMDVLDQAFAPGCPAIGPGGMDSETLLEAVHYLGGEKSVRAIDIVEIDPTIDFRNMTSRIAAHVVLQFLNRSHKGEG encoded by the coding sequence ATGGCTGACATCCCCCATTTATGCCCTGCGGGAAAAGCGACTTTCAAAGATAGTGAAGTGACAAAGGCGCACGAACTCATCGTGCCATGGAATGGGGAAAAAGTGAAAGGCTTTGGCGTTCTTGGTGCCCCGCTTTCCAAATCGTCTATCAGTCATTCTGGTGCGGCAAGTGCACCCGGGGCCATTCGATCTGCTTTTTCTTCCTATACCACCTATGCGATTGAGGACAATGTTGATCTGAAGTGTATCCAGTTACATGATTTTGGCGACGTGCACATGCACGTGACGGACCTGATTAAATCCCAGCAACGCATTGAAGATACATTTTATGAAGTATTCCAATCACAGACAGAAATGACTCCGATCATTTTCGGAGGTGACCATTCGATAAGCTCCCCGAGTATCAAAGCTTTTTCCAAAGCAAGGGGAACAGTCGGCGTTATTCAATTCGACGCCCATCATGATTTGCGGAATTTAACAGATGGGGGGCCTTCCAACGGTACGCCTTTCCGAAATCTAATAGAGTCCGGTACGTTAAAAGGAGAAAATCTCATCCAAATCGGCATCCGCAATTTTTCAAATAGCCGCGAATACCATGATTACGGGAAGGACCACGGTGTATCAATTTATACGATGAGGGATGTGCGGCGGCGCAGCATCACTGATATTTTGCGAGAAAGCGTAAATCGTTTGAAAGAAAAAGTCGATGTAATCTATGTTTCCGTTGATATGGATGTATTGGATCAAGCGTTTGCTCCCGGGTGCCCCGCAATCGGCCCAGGAGGCATGGACAGCGAAACACTTCTGGAGGCGGTTCATTATCTTGGAGGCGAAAAATCTGTACGTGCCATCGATATTGTTGAGATTGATCCGACGATTGACTTTCGTAACATGACAAGCCGGATTGCAGCGCATGTGGTATTACAATTTCTGAATAGAAGTCATAAGGGGGAAGGTTAA
- a CDS encoding Na+/H+ antiporter family protein, which translates to MEWVVIISVLVLIALSLMRVNVIFAIIVAAEAAGLLTGLSLTETTNLMISGMGGLADTALSYVLLGIFAVMIGFSGIVGFLVKRLVKLISGKRSILLLVIAGAACLSQNVVPVHIAFIPILIPPLLHLFDKMKVDRRGVAAALTFGLKAPYLTIPAGFGLIFQGIIVSEMSANGMDVALSTVTKAMIFPGVGMVVGLLFAIFITYRKDRELSAISDSPLAEGEIAASAEHEQLVFSKHHFLTLIAIAAALVVQLITESLVLGALTGIVFMFALVVVPFRNGDRFVNEGIHMMGMIAFVMLIASGYAKVLTDTDAIKALVTSASQFLGTSHLVIAVVMLLVGLLVTIGIGSSFGTIPIIAALFVPICLEVGFSPMATAALIGTAAGLGDAGSPASDSTLGPTSGLNADGNHHHIWDTCVPTFMHYNIPLFIFGVLAAVVL; encoded by the coding sequence ATGGAATGGGTTGTTATTATTTCAGTTCTTGTTCTCATCGCATTAAGTTTAATGCGGGTGAATGTCATATTTGCCATTATTGTGGCTGCTGAGGCAGCAGGACTGCTGACCGGTCTCTCCTTAACAGAGACAACGAATCTCATGATTTCCGGCATGGGCGGGTTGGCCGATACCGCATTAAGCTATGTTTTGTTGGGGATATTCGCTGTAATGATCGGTTTTTCAGGAATCGTAGGTTTTTTGGTGAAAAGACTTGTAAAACTAATAAGCGGGAAGCGTTCGATTCTTTTACTAGTGATTGCCGGAGCAGCATGTTTATCTCAGAATGTCGTACCAGTTCATATTGCGTTTATTCCAATACTTATTCCACCGTTGTTGCACCTGTTTGACAAGATGAAGGTGGACCGACGCGGTGTAGCAGCGGCGTTGACTTTTGGTCTGAAAGCACCTTATTTGACGATACCAGCTGGTTTTGGGTTGATTTTTCAGGGAATCATCGTAAGTGAAATGTCTGCTAACGGCATGGACGTAGCACTTTCAACTGTTACAAAAGCGATGATCTTTCCGGGTGTTGGTATGGTTGTCGGTTTACTATTTGCCATATTTATTACCTACAGAAAAGACAGGGAACTTAGTGCAATAAGTGATTCCCCGTTAGCAGAAGGGGAGATTGCTGCGTCGGCGGAACACGAACAACTCGTATTTTCAAAACATCATTTCCTTACATTAATAGCCATTGCCGCCGCCCTCGTTGTTCAACTGATTACCGAGTCTCTAGTTTTGGGGGCGCTTACAGGAATTGTTTTCATGTTTGCACTCGTTGTCGTCCCGTTTAGAAACGGGGATCGTTTTGTGAACGAAGGTATTCATATGATGGGTATGATTGCATTTGTCATGCTAATTGCTTCAGGTTATGCAAAGGTCTTGACAGATACAGACGCAATCAAAGCACTTGTTACTTCAGCCTCCCAGTTTCTGGGCACCAGTCATCTTGTTATTGCGGTGGTGATGTTGCTTGTTGGGCTATTGGTAACGATAGGGATCGGCTCTTCTTTCGGCACCATTCCGATTATTGCCGCCCTGTTCGTGCCGATTTGTTTGGAAGTCGGTTTTTCACCGATGGCTACTGCGGCTTTGATTGGAACGGCTGCAGGATTAGGGGATGCAGGCTCGCCGGCTTCCGATAGTACGTTAGGTCCCACCTCTGGGTTGAATGCGGATGGAAACCACCACCATATATGGGATACATGTGTACCGACATTCATGCATTACAACATACCTCTGTTTATTTTTGGTGTGCTGGCTGCTGTGGTGCTATAA
- the ccsB gene encoding c-type cytochrome biogenesis protein CcsB, whose amino-acid sequence MTEREGDQSIERAGYARLLIIGYQRPVELLVVCAPQYIENQPRVGKLIKSHSSKKNIWETIAILITIGGFITHLGYFITRWIASHHAPVSNLFEFTTFFGLALVGAFLVLYFIFKIPLLGLFTLPIALLIIAYASMFPNEISPLIPSLKSHWLYIHVTTVSIGQAILAVSFAAGLIYLVKSVNQSKQSKETFWLEFVLFCLVCTFGFILVSTSFSATNYHNSIEWTDKNGEETVLDYSIPPLFGPPNGKVQTENRLDPIMTTPAVINAKKFNTVIWSLIAGIILYGLFRLIFRKRIGAALQPLTKHVNFTLVDEIGYRSITIGFPVFTLGGLIFAMIWAQIAWDRFWGWDPKEVWALVTWLFYAAYLHLRLSKGWAGEKSAWLAVIGFAIIMFNLIFVNLVIAGLHSYA is encoded by the coding sequence ATGACAGAAAGAGAGGGAGATCAATCAATAGAAAGAGCAGGTTATGCTAGATTGTTAATCATAGGATATCAGCGTCCAGTCGAGCTGTTAGTAGTTTGTGCTCCCCAATATATTGAAAATCAACCTAGAGTCGGAAAATTAATCAAAAGTCATTCTAGTAAGAAGAACATTTGGGAAACGATTGCCATTTTGATTACTATAGGAGGCTTTATAACTCATCTTGGATACTTTATAACCAGATGGATAGCTTCTCATCATGCTCCAGTCAGCAATTTGTTTGAATTCACAACTTTTTTCGGCCTTGCCTTAGTTGGTGCATTTTTGGTTCTATATTTCATATTTAAAATACCGCTCTTAGGGCTTTTCACACTTCCTATTGCTTTATTAATCATTGCATACGCCAGCATGTTTCCAAATGAAATCTCACCATTAATTCCTTCTCTTAAAAGTCATTGGCTTTACATCCACGTTACTACTGTATCAATCGGGCAAGCTATTCTCGCCGTTAGTTTTGCTGCTGGTTTGATTTATCTTGTGAAATCAGTCAATCAATCAAAGCAATCGAAGGAGACGTTCTGGCTTGAGTTCGTGTTGTTTTGTCTTGTTTGTACGTTTGGATTTATCCTTGTATCCACTTCTTTTTCTGCCACTAACTACCATAATAGTATAGAATGGACAGACAAGAATGGAGAAGAAACAGTGCTTGATTACTCGATACCCCCGTTATTCGGTCCGCCAAATGGAAAGGTACAAACGGAAAACAGACTGGATCCGATTATGACAACACCTGCAGTGATCAATGCAAAGAAATTCAACACGGTTATCTGGTCTTTAATCGCTGGAATTATTCTATATGGTTTATTCCGGCTTATCTTCCGAAAACGAATCGGGGCAGCTCTCCAACCACTCACAAAACATGTCAATTTTACCCTTGTTGATGAAATTGGTTACCGTTCTATCACAATAGGTTTTCCGGTCTTCACACTTGGGGGATTGATTTTCGCTATGATATGGGCTCAAATTGCGTGGGATCGTTTTTGGGGATGGGACCCAAAAGAAGTATGGGCTTTAGTCACTTGGCTTTTTTATGCCGCCTATTTGCATCTCAGACTTTCTAAAGGTTGGGCAGGTGAAAAATCAGCTTGGCTAGCAGTGATCGGTTTTGCGATCATTATGTTTAATCTTATATTTGTCAACCTTGTCATTGCAGGACTTCATTCTTACGCCTGA
- a CDS encoding polyphosphate polymerase domain-containing protein — MSLGRQELKHAISLAEYQVLRKKLAHFMTIDPHAASDGKYMIRSTYFDNFDNKVLQEKKEGYLNRDKYRVRIYGKCDHVINLERKSKRNNLTFKSKCQITRREFEKVRKSEIAWMEEDDRPLVRDLFFEMYHYQLRPRTVVDYIREPYVYPFGNVRITFDLKVQTSMHNTNMFARDLPMVDVLEPDVVILEVKYDEYLPDVIKHLLQLSDTRQEAYSKYQLSRMYG; from the coding sequence ATGTCATTGGGAAGACAGGAATTAAAACACGCCATCTCGCTTGCGGAATATCAAGTGTTGAGAAAAAAACTCGCTCATTTTATGACGATTGATCCGCATGCAGCGTCAGATGGAAAATATATGATTCGCTCTACTTACTTTGATAATTTTGACAACAAAGTGCTGCAGGAGAAAAAGGAAGGTTATTTAAACCGCGATAAGTATCGGGTGAGGATATATGGAAAGTGTGATCATGTCATTAATTTAGAAAGAAAAAGCAAGCGGAATAATCTTACCTTTAAATCAAAATGCCAGATCACAAGGCGTGAATTCGAGAAGGTCAGAAAATCAGAGATTGCCTGGATGGAAGAGGATGACCGTCCTTTAGTAAGAGACTTGTTTTTTGAAATGTATCATTATCAGTTAAGGCCAAGGACGGTCGTTGATTATATCCGGGAACCTTATGTCTATCCGTTCGGGAATGTACGAATCACGTTCGATTTGAAAGTACAGACAAGCATGCACAATACGAACATGTTTGCCCGGGATTTGCCGATGGTGGACGTATTAGAGCCGGATGTCGTGATTCTGGAAGTGAAGTATGATGAATATTTGCCAGATGTGATTAAGCATTTGCTTCAGCTGTCAGATACGAGGCAGGAAGCATATTCCAAATACCAATTAAGCAGAATGTATGGATAA
- a CDS encoding DUF4956 domain-containing protein, whose amino-acid sequence MENTASFSIIDSLLGLGVAFLIGLFIYGVYKKTFKGVIYSHSFNISLVIMTMATSLVIMGISQNVLLSLGMVGALSIVRFRTPIKDPMDLVFLFWSVIAGILSGAGFVLLAAVGSFLIGVVIALFSNKIKVENPYLLVVKFDKDAVGEKVEQVIGNKVKKYVLKSKSMMQGDEVEVTYEVRVKENDAQVTSTVSQIDGVRSAVMLSYDGNFTA is encoded by the coding sequence ATGGAGAATACTGCGTCATTTTCGATTATTGATTCCTTGCTAGGACTGGGTGTTGCGTTCTTGATCGGTTTGTTTATTTACGGAGTCTACAAGAAAACTTTTAAAGGGGTGATCTATTCCCATTCCTTCAATATATCGCTCGTGATTATGACGATGGCAACCTCGCTTGTGATTATGGGAATAAGCCAGAACGTCCTCTTGTCACTTGGAATGGTCGGTGCTCTGTCAATCGTTCGTTTCCGTACTCCGATAAAAGATCCGATGGATTTGGTGTTCTTGTTCTGGTCGGTGATTGCAGGAATTCTGAGTGGAGCAGGTTTCGTTTTATTAGCCGCGGTAGGCTCGTTTTTGATCGGCGTAGTGATTGCCTTATTCTCGAACAAAATCAAAGTCGAAAATCCTTATTTGTTAGTGGTGAAATTTGATAAGGATGCAGTTGGAGAGAAAGTGGAGCAAGTTATCGGTAACAAGGTGAAGAAATATGTACTGAAATCAAAATCAATGATGCAAGGCGATGAAGTGGAAGTAACGTATGAAGTCCGCGTGAAAGAAAACGATGCGCAAGTAACATCGACCGTTTCCCAAATCGATGGTGTCCGTTCAGCTGTGATGCTGAGCTATGATGGGAATTTCACTGCGTAA
- a CDS encoding carbohydrate-binding domain-containing protein: protein MKKTNKGRFLLPFFIGTAIMIAGCSKTNDNGTLTESAKSAVSYDAEDTYSEWEEQDATNITFDDQSIDVEDDNNGVIVNENTVEIHTSGTYVLEGSATDSQVLVDAEDEGTVRLILNGLSLESTSTAPIFVKQADKTVISVEEGTSNTLTDPSEYVYEEDTDEPKAAIYSKDDLTINGTGNLNVNSNYNDGITGNDDLKIIGTTIDITAEDDGIVGRDLFAMNEALITIDAGGDGVKSSNDTDEDKANVVLESGSLIINAGGDGVQSENTVTILDGEYEITAGGGSPETIEATTEFGGGFGGQRQGAMPGGQDFSEDNMPAERPDGAEGMEPPTEGDGGEFEDRQPPEQMEEEQAQTNAETEEDDTPSTKGIKAENSLEIAGGTIAIDANDDALHSNKELTVAAGEMTLATGDDAVHADEEIIITNGSIQVDKSYEGIEAESITVSDGTIHLAAEDDGFNVNGGTDQMGMQGFWENQTENEEESTEEEADQGKLLIEGGYIYVDANGDGLDSNTSAEMTGGTVLVYGPTNNGNGALDYDQSFEIKGGTLIAAGSSGMAQGVSDSSEQASFMMTFPEMLEAGTTVSVQDGNGDIVVAVAPEKDFQSVVISSPDLKQDQSYTLYTDNGLSGDETDGFFEDATMEGGTKVLEFSLTSTMTYLDESGETEQPSGMFGGGRGQGRQGQDDNEMPQPPSQ, encoded by the coding sequence ATGAAAAAAACAAACAAGGGAAGGTTCCTCCTTCCTTTTTTTATAGGAACGGCGATCATGATTGCTGGCTGTAGTAAAACAAATGATAATGGAACATTAACCGAGTCGGCAAAATCAGCAGTCAGCTATGATGCTGAGGATACGTACAGCGAATGGGAAGAGCAAGATGCTACGAACATCACTTTTGATGATCAGTCAATTGACGTAGAAGATGATAATAACGGTGTCATAGTCAATGAGAATACAGTAGAAATCCATACCTCTGGCACCTATGTTTTAGAAGGAAGCGCAACAGACAGTCAGGTACTTGTGGATGCAGAGGATGAAGGAACCGTTCGACTGATACTGAACGGACTGTCATTAGAGTCAACATCAACCGCTCCTATTTTTGTCAAACAGGCGGATAAAACCGTTATTTCAGTAGAAGAAGGGACAAGCAATACCCTCACGGATCCTTCGGAATATGTATATGAAGAGGATACCGATGAACCGAAAGCGGCCATCTACAGCAAGGATGATCTGACGATAAACGGAACAGGCAATCTAAATGTAAACAGCAATTATAATGATGGAATCACAGGCAATGATGACTTGAAAATCATTGGAACAACGATAGACATTACAGCAGAAGACGATGGCATCGTGGGACGTGATTTGTTTGCAATGAATGAAGCGCTGATTACGATCGATGCAGGCGGAGACGGGGTGAAATCCTCCAATGATACGGATGAAGATAAAGCAAACGTCGTATTGGAAAGCGGCTCCTTAATCATAAATGCTGGCGGTGACGGTGTACAGTCAGAAAACACGGTAACCATATTGGACGGAGAATATGAGATTACGGCCGGAGGAGGCAGTCCGGAAACAATCGAGGCTACAACCGAATTTGGAGGTGGCTTCGGCGGTCAGAGACAGGGCGCAATGCCTGGTGGACAGGACTTCTCCGAAGATAACATGCCGGCGGAACGGCCGGACGGTGCAGAGGGAATGGAGCCACCGACAGAAGGTGATGGCGGTGAATTTGAAGACAGACAGCCTCCTGAACAGATGGAGGAAGAACAAGCACAAACTAATGCAGAAACAGAAGAAGACGATACACCAAGTACCAAAGGAATCAAAGCAGAAAACAGTCTGGAAATCGCAGGTGGCACCATTGCGATCGATGCGAATGATGATGCCTTGCACAGCAATAAAGAATTGACCGTTGCAGCTGGGGAAATGACGTTGGCCACCGGAGATGATGCGGTTCACGCAGATGAGGAAATCATCATCACGAATGGTTCCATCCAAGTCGACAAAAGTTATGAAGGAATCGAAGCGGAATCAATAACGGTGTCAGATGGAACGATCCATCTTGCTGCAGAAGACGATGGTTTTAACGTGAATGGCGGGACAGATCAGATGGGGATGCAAGGATTTTGGGAAAACCAAACGGAGAATGAAGAGGAAAGCACGGAAGAAGAAGCAGATCAAGGAAAATTGTTGATTGAAGGTGGGTACATTTATGTCGATGCAAATGGCGATGGCCTTGACTCCAATACTTCCGCCGAAATGACAGGCGGCACGGTACTCGTGTACGGTCCAACGAACAATGGCAACGGAGCCTTGGATTACGACCAATCCTTTGAAATCAAGGGTGGAACTTTGATTGCTGCTGGGAGCAGCGGGATGGCTCAAGGCGTTTCCGACAGCTCGGAACAAGCTTCGTTTATGATGACTTTTCCTGAAATGCTCGAAGCCGGTACTACGGTTTCCGTACAGGATGGCAATGGAGACATAGTTGTTGCGGTTGCACCCGAAAAGGATTTTCAATCGGTTGTCATCAGTTCACCAGATTTAAAACAGGACCAATCCTATACGCTTTACACAGATAATGGGCTGTCCGGCGATGAAACAGATGGATTCTTTGAAGATGCCACAATGGAAGGCGGCACAAAAGTGCTGGAGTTTTCGTTAACAAGTACGATGACGTATTTGGATGAATCAGGCGAAACCGAACAACCGAGCGGCATGTTTGGCGGCGGACGCGGACAAGGCCGACAAGGGCAGGATGACAATGAAATGCCCCAGCCACCATCCCAGTAA
- a CDS encoding response regulator transcription factor has protein sequence MSRVLIIEDEVAISKVLNVYLQKADFETKVVMEGNQAIPAFQEWSPDLVLLDIMLPGIDGWQILKEIREISTCPVIMLTALGDVNYRLDGLNGGADDYITKPFIGDEVIARVNAVLRRFRTDDNQLKKFGALHIDHEAHRVLLHQKEIELTPRDLALLLFLSEHPNKTFTRDQLIEQVWGWDYEGSDRAVDLSIKRLRKSLKDWSGEEGEIKTLRGVGYQFRVQEK, from the coding sequence ATGAGCAGAGTGTTGATCATAGAAGATGAAGTCGCCATTAGCAAAGTACTGAATGTTTATTTACAAAAAGCCGATTTTGAAACAAAAGTAGTAATGGAAGGCAACCAGGCTATCCCGGCTTTTCAAGAATGGAGTCCGGATTTAGTATTATTAGACATTATGCTCCCGGGAATAGACGGCTGGCAAATACTAAAAGAAATAAGAGAAATAAGCACATGCCCTGTTATCATGTTGACTGCTCTAGGCGACGTCAATTACCGGCTGGACGGTCTGAATGGCGGGGCAGACGATTATATTACAAAACCGTTTATCGGGGATGAAGTAATCGCAAGAGTGAATGCCGTGTTACGCAGATTCCGCACCGATGATAACCAATTGAAAAAGTTCGGAGCCCTGCATATTGATCACGAGGCACACCGGGTCCTCCTCCATCAAAAAGAAATCGAATTAACACCACGTGATTTAGCATTGCTGTTATTTTTATCCGAGCATCCGAACAAAACGTTTACGAGAGATCAACTGATCGAGCAAGTATGGGGCTGGGATTATGAAGGCAGCGACCGGGCTGTCGACTTATCAATCAAACGGTTAAGAAAATCATTGAAAGATTGGTCCGGTGAAGAAGGAGAAATAAAAACGCTCAGAGGGGTGGGGTATCAGTTCCGTGTTCAAGAAAAATAA
- a CDS encoding HAMP domain-containing sensor histidine kinase translates to MFKKNKKVSLQRYWTTRYLITLVVGLAVITVLSAMWIRHTTLENRLNMMEFMAEETTNRIENMTDETLPPEFEIHRLLTDRGRFMNGESNPIIYVTDLEGTIISSNLPPQSNGQEIHSSILEKEDTIQTITSENEEQAELYVVKKPIETEDATLGWVLYVESKAELTKVRQEYGQLMIVIGSLLILGWIAIYFITGRLSKPIKEVAAAAKQIEEGNYDVRFSTDAKEEEVHELITSFQQMSQKLEHLEALRTELLAGVSHELKTPVTSISGLLQAIDEGVVDKEEAKEFLQLSIRESEKMKKMVEDLLAFNKFAANAVPVSMDTYLINELMMDTLDVWKKTNMQEGVQMDVSLLKDDRTVEVDPLRIQQIMTNLLNNASQAIGDKGRITVKLHTTQDKVMIDVNDTGEGIPEQEQSYIFERFYRGENKKYKVGGLGLGLPFSKMIANVLDGELMLVESSHSGTTFRVELPLSEQAPAEE, encoded by the coding sequence GTGTTCAAGAAAAATAAAAAAGTATCATTACAGCGATATTGGACAACCCGATACCTGATTACACTTGTGGTTGGACTTGCGGTTATCACGGTTCTTTCAGCGATGTGGATTCGCCATACCACCTTGGAAAATCGACTGAATATGATGGAATTCATGGCAGAAGAAACAACCAACCGAATTGAAAATATGACGGATGAAACGCTGCCTCCTGAATTTGAGATACATCGCCTTTTGACAGATAGAGGCAGATTTATGAATGGAGAAAGCAATCCCATCATTTATGTAACCGACCTAGAGGGGACGATTATTAGTAGTAATTTGCCCCCACAATCCAATGGCCAGGAAATCCATTCCTCTATTTTGGAAAAAGAAGATACCATTCAAACCATCACTTCCGAAAACGAAGAACAAGCCGAACTTTATGTCGTGAAAAAGCCGATTGAAACGGAAGATGCGACACTTGGCTGGGTGCTCTATGTGGAATCTAAAGCGGAACTGACAAAAGTTCGCCAGGAATATGGACAATTAATGATCGTAATAGGCAGTCTGCTTATATTGGGCTGGATTGCCATTTATTTTATAACGGGCCGATTATCCAAACCGATTAAAGAAGTTGCAGCAGCTGCCAAACAAATAGAGGAGGGGAATTACGATGTGCGTTTTTCCACAGATGCGAAAGAGGAAGAGGTTCATGAGTTAATCACTTCCTTCCAGCAAATGTCGCAAAAGTTAGAGCATCTGGAAGCCCTCCGGACGGAGCTGTTGGCAGGGGTTTCCCATGAATTAAAAACACCTGTCACCTCGATAAGCGGACTGTTGCAAGCGATCGATGAAGGTGTCGTCGACAAAGAAGAAGCAAAAGAGTTTTTGCAGCTTTCCATCAGAGAATCCGAAAAAATGAAAAAAATGGTGGAAGACCTGCTGGCTTTTAATAAATTTGCAGCAAACGCAGTACCGGTTTCAATGGATACCTATTTGATCAATGAATTGATGATGGATACCCTGGACGTTTGGAAAAAAACCAACATGCAAGAAGGCGTACAAATGGATGTTTCGTTGTTGAAAGATGATCGGACGGTTGAAGTGGATCCTTTGCGCATCCAGCAAATTATGACCAACCTCTTGAACAATGCTTCTCAGGCAATAGGGGACAAAGGAAGGATCACGGTAAAACTCCATACTACCCAGGATAAGGTAATGATCGATGTAAACGATACTGGCGAGGGAATTCCGGAGCAGGAACAATCGTATATATTCGAGCGGTTTTACCGGGGAGAGAACAAAAAGTACAAAGTTGGCGGTTTAGGACTGGGACTGCCTTTCAGCAAAATGATTGCGAACGTGTTAGACGGTGAGCTCATGCTTGTTGAAAGCAGCCATTCCGGTACCACTTTCCGCGTTGAATTACCGCTTTCCGAACAAGCCCCTGCTGAGGAATAG
- a CDS encoding SPL family radical SAM protein, with protein MNTQLKETHTKKILTEAKGYLNVGFTHSLNPYSGCGFSCLYCYVREMPIQTFRDSTWGEWVDIKVNAVEKYRHEIKKLRKKHSTVNLFMSSATDPYQPIERKAGITRGLLEEMVENPPDFLQIQTRGPLITRDIDLLVQLQEKCKVLVSMTIETDREDIKKLFAPYAPGIQLRLKTLKEVHEAGIFTQAAISPVLPFTPDFPKALENIVDSIWVDTLNIGDGMFGKRSARLGMPRLFKENGLEKWYQKDIHVRVEKYFKKYFPDHMVRVSREEAFPELWNK; from the coding sequence ATGAATACACAGTTGAAAGAAACGCATACGAAAAAAATTTTAACGGAAGCAAAAGGATACTTGAATGTTGGATTTACGCATTCCTTGAATCCATACAGCGGATGTGGATTCTCTTGTTTATACTGTTACGTTAGAGAAATGCCTATCCAAACGTTCAGAGATAGTACATGGGGAGAATGGGTCGATATTAAAGTAAATGCAGTCGAGAAATACCGCCATGAGATAAAAAAACTTCGCAAGAAACATTCCACGGTGAATCTCTTCATGTCTTCTGCCACAGACCCATATCAGCCGATAGAACGCAAGGCAGGGATAACAAGGGGCCTGCTAGAGGAAATGGTTGAAAATCCCCCTGATTTTTTGCAGATCCAAACTCGCGGCCCTCTTATCACGCGAGATATCGATTTGCTAGTTCAGCTACAAGAGAAATGTAAAGTGCTTGTATCCATGACAATTGAAACGGACAGAGAAGATATAAAGAAGCTATTCGCCCCTTATGCTCCGGGGATCCAATTGCGATTAAAGACGTTGAAAGAAGTCCACGAAGCTGGTATCTTCACCCAGGCTGCAATCTCACCGGTTTTGCCATTTACTCCTGACTTTCCAAAGGCACTGGAAAACATCGTAGACAGCATTTGGGTTGATACATTGAATATCGGTGATGGAATGTTTGGAAAGCGTTCCGCTAGGTTAGGCATGCCCAGGTTATTTAAGGAAAATGGACTGGAAAAATGGTATCAAAAAGATATCCACGTAAGAGTGGAAAAGTATTTTAAAAAATACTTCCCCGATCATATGGTAAGAGTTTCAAGAGAAGAAGCATTTCCGGAATTATGGAATAAGTAG